One stretch of Bradyrhizobium canariense DNA includes these proteins:
- the lipA gene encoding lipoyl synthase produces MVVVVDTLSATPLRPRHPEKVNRPDALSPPKPDWIRVRAPNTRGYADTRSIVKENGLVTVCEEAGCPNIGECWDKKHATFMIMGDTCTRACAFCNVKTGMPGALDAREPEHIAEATSKLGLAHIVITSVDRDDLADGGAEHFAQTIRAIRARCPDTTIEILTPDFLRKDGALEVVVAAKPDVFNHNLETVPSRYLTVRPGARYFHSIRLLQRIKEIDPTIFTKSGIMVGLGEERHEVLQVMDDLRTADVDFLTIGQYLQPTRKHHAVMRYVPPDEFAGYEKVAYTKGFLMVSASPLTRSSHHAGDDFAKLKAARAAISR; encoded by the coding sequence TGAATCGGCCGGACGCCTTGTCGCCGCCGAAACCGGACTGGATCCGGGTCCGTGCGCCGAACACGCGCGGCTATGCCGACACCCGCAGCATCGTCAAGGAAAATGGCCTCGTCACGGTGTGCGAAGAAGCGGGCTGCCCGAATATCGGGGAGTGCTGGGACAAGAAGCACGCCACCTTCATGATCATGGGCGACACCTGCACCCGTGCCTGCGCCTTCTGCAACGTCAAGACCGGCATGCCCGGAGCGCTCGATGCGCGGGAGCCGGAACACATCGCCGAAGCGACCTCCAAGCTCGGGCTTGCCCATATCGTCATCACATCGGTCGACCGTGACGACCTCGCCGACGGCGGCGCTGAACATTTCGCGCAGACCATCCGCGCAATTCGCGCACGTTGCCCGGACACGACCATTGAAATCCTCACGCCGGATTTTCTGCGCAAGGACGGCGCGCTTGAGGTGGTGGTGGCGGCGAAACCCGATGTCTTCAACCATAATCTGGAAACGGTGCCATCGCGCTATCTCACGGTGCGTCCGGGGGCGCGCTATTTCCATTCAATCCGGCTGTTGCAGCGGATCAAGGAAATCGACCCGACGATCTTTACCAAATCCGGCATCATGGTCGGGCTTGGCGAGGAGCGTCACGAAGTATTGCAGGTGATGGACGATCTGCGCACCGCGGATGTCGATTTTCTCACCATCGGGCAATATTTGCAGCCGACCCGCAAGCATCACGCCGTGATGCGGTATGTGCCGCCGGATGAATTTGCAGGCTATGAGAAGGTTGCCTATACCAAGGGATTCCTGATGGTGTCGGCGAGCCCGCTGACCCGCTCGTCGCATCACGCCGGCGATGATTTTGCGAAGCTGAAGGCTGCGCGGGCGGCGATCTCCCGCTGA